The genomic region TGATTGATTAGCTCTCCTACTCACTGTGGCAGTTATTCCaagccttttcattcattctcgaGCTTCTTTCTCCAAACCCTCTCAACTGAGGACTTCATCTGGGGAAAAATGGAGGTCATTCATTTCTTCCTAGCAGGTGTCCTTTCCTGAAGCCTCGCCCTACCTCAAACCATCCTTCGAACAGAAAGATTTCCCCAAAGTATCGGTCTGACCAGGCCATTTCCCTACTCAAGAGTGGCTTCCTTTTACCTTCCGGATCAAATATAAGATCCAGTACTTTTCCAGTATTCTTTCATTTTGCTTCCTTCCATGCACTGTCCAGTCTTGCTGTTCCTCCGTCTCCTAGTTCTGTATTCTATGACCTCCTTCACTGCTTAGCTTCAATCTCACTTTCCGTGCTTTCCCTCAGAGCTCACCTTTCATTCACCCTGCTGTCTCCTCCAtgagaatgcaagctccttgagagcaataACATTGTCCCTGTTGTATAGAAGAGAAGTTGAGACTCGGAGAGCTTTGCCTGACCTTCCCACAGTAACACAGTCCCTTTCAAGATTTCTGATTCGAAGTCTAGGCCCCTTTCTGTTCCGAAGGCAGGGGCCCTGTCCCTCACCAGCTCTTCATTTTTAATCAGCTGTTCTGCCTGGTCTTGACTCCCAAGAACATCAGTCACACCTCCACACTACGTGCCCTCTGGTGGCTGTGCTCCTCCCCACCCTTTTCGGCTCCTAAGCTCCTGGAGGacaaagactttctttttcttatttgtaccttcagtgcttagcacagtgcctggcacatagtaagtgcttaataagcatttattgactaTTGACAAAAGTACATTCTAGTTCTATGGGAAAGCAATGGGCATCCCTCAAACTCTTCATGTCCAAAATGGAGCTCACTAGCTTCCTGATTCCCCTAACTCTGTCGGGGTTACCCGGCATCCTTTCATTCAGCCCAGTTCACAATCTGTCATCCTTTCCCTCATTCCTCACACTCAATCAGTTCCTAAGTCCTACTGATTCTACTTATACAGTAATTCTCACAACTCTCTACCTTTCTCCTCATATGGCCACTCCACTGGTACAGGCCCTTATCCCTCTCCTatctggactactgcaatagctgctggggggaggggctaGGACCAATCTCAACCCACTCTAACCCATCCTCCATCCAGCCACCAGAGTGATTTTCATAAAGTGCAGGTCCAACCATGTGCCCCTCTTGCACAAGGAGCTTCAGTGGCATTGAAAGCCTTTCAGTGGCATGGCCCAGTGGAAAGAcccctagatttggagtcaagggttcaaatcctagccctCCTAATGACCAAGATAGGATACAGGGAGTTCCCTTCTCAGCAccctaaggtttacaaagcactttcctcaccaCAACCCACGGGAGGTAACTGATTCAAGTACTgatgcctccattttacagaagaggaaactgaggcatggggaggggagaggatttACCCATGATCACAAAGGTTTCCAGGCATGCAGGGTCGACGGACATATCTAGGGCTCTTTCCACCAGGCCACATTGCCTTCCCTTTTGTTCAGGAAAAGATTATCTTTGGCAGTGCTGCCACAGAGGGTTTCTTCAAAATCATCACTTTCTTACATTAAGAGAAGAGACCCTTATTAGCTTATTCCCATGGGACCATTGTGCTCAAGAAGAGTCCTAGTGGTCCTCATTTCTGTAGTACTCTaaagattataaagggctttcctcacaacaaccctgtgaggtaggtaacaAGTGTTATTCTCCCCATCACAATGGAGAAAACAGGCTCAGAGTAGGTGCTGAGACTCGATGTTAGGTCAGGTTCGATGCTTttcccactgagctaccccggcTCTCCAGTCAAGTCACTGAGCCGGCAGCAGGACAGAGGGCACGTGCGGCCTCAATGTGAGTCTTCAGTCTGTCGGGAGGACAGGCTGTAGAGAAGATAGAGATCTCATCAAGGACCTAGCCTGAGCTCCTGATTTTACAGAGGCCTGAACTGAAACCCAAGAAGGGCTGGTGACTTGCCAAGATCACTCGTCTTTCTCTACATCCTAGACCAGTCTGACTGAAGGCAGTCCCATATTCTTTACACTCTGGCATGCATCAACTGATGCTGAATGAGGTTTGAGCTTCTGCTGAAGGCTTTGCCGCATTCGctacattcatagggtttctctccactgtgaatCCTCTGATGTTGAATAAGGTTTGAGCTGCGACTAAAATTTTTCCCACACTCgttacattcataaagtttctcccCACTATGAGTCCTTCTGTGCTGAATAAGGCATGAGCTCTGGCTGAAGGTTTTCTCACACTCGTTACATTCATAGCGTCTCTCTCCgctatgaattctctgatgtcgaATAAGATCTGATCTCACCCTGAAGACTTTGCCACACACATTAcattcatagggcttctctccactaTGGATTCTTTGATGATTAATGAAAGTGGCTATTTGcctgaaagctttcccacattcgcTGCACTGATAGGGCTTcactccagtatggattctctgatgctgagTAAGGTGCGAGTTCTGACTAAAAGTCTTCCCACAGTCATTACATTCATAGGGCTTcactccagtgtgaattctctggtgttCAATTAGTTTTGAACTCCCACGGCAGGCTTTCCCACACTCATTACATTcgtaaggtttctctccactgtgaatCCTCTTATGTTCGATAAGGATGGAATTCCTGCTGAAGGCTTTTCCACACTCGTTACATTCGTAGGGTCTCTCTCCGCTGTGAATCGTCTGGTGGCGGATAAGTGCAGAGCTCGCCATAAAGGCTTTGCCACATTcgttacattcataaggtttctctccgcTGTGAATTGTCTGGTGGTGAATGAGGGTTGTGCTGCGACTGAAGGCTTTGCCACATTCATTACACTTATAGGGCTTCTCTCCGCTATGAATTTTCTGATGCTGAATGAGGTTGGAGCTCCTCCTGAAGGCCTTGccacactgattacatttatGAGGTTTGTCTCCACCATGGGGTTTGGATTTATTTAGATGTTCTGAATTCAGCCTACAGCCATGCTCATGCAAATCACACCTCGGGGCCTTCTCTCCTGGAGGAGCTGTCTCATATGGAGCGGGATCTGAGCTTTTACCACATTCATTTTCTACTGGGGGTTCACTCGTGCAGGTGGACCCATTACCAAACTCTCTCTCTTGGTCATGTGAGCCTTCCAGTCTTTTCCCTTCTGGCTTTTCCTGTTGTACCTCTAACCTGTCCCCCCCTCCACAAGTTTCTCCATCTTTGGAGTCCTGGGAAATGGCCCCTTGGCAACCTACCAATGACTTCCCTTGCGATTCTACTTTGGAAACTTCCTCTCTTGAAACAgacattttgttttcagtttcatTCTTAGAATctgaaatgataaatagaaaaacaCAAATCTACGCTGTGTGAAAGGGACCCACCGAATAGAAAGTGGAGGAGCACAGACATTTCCCAAAGGACAATTAGGAATACTCACTGGGAAGGACGTCACTGAGAGCAGCCAGCTCTGGCTCACTGCTCACAAACAGTGGAGTCgggccttcccttcccttcccttcccattctaGCATATACTCTTTGCTCTAGCCCCTAAACCACTGCCTCTTGTATTCAGGTTCTCCCTAGAAGTGTAACAACAGCATCAGGAGGGCTAAAGTTCATAACTCACATGAAGAACACTGAAAATGACTTCTCCACTCTGTCCTGGGCAATGGGTACCTGGCACAAAGGCAGAGGCGGTGGGGGAGGTTCCCAGTAGGCCACATTTGGAGACTTGTGTCCATTTCTAGGCACTACATGGAAAACGGGTCATTTGCCATACAGAAGAGAGTGTTTATGCGAGGGTGACCCTGACGATGGGTCCCAACAAATCGTTCCATAGAAGGGACAGCTGAAGAAATTGGGGTTGATTAGGAGAAGAGAGGACTTAGGAGGAGCCTGTCTACTTA from Gracilinanus agilis isolate LMUSP501 unplaced genomic scaffold, AgileGrace unplaced_scaffold3084, whole genome shotgun sequence harbors:
- the LOC123254718 gene encoding zinc finger protein 436-like is translated as VPVPKSDTIFQMEGEEKLKIVDPEEVDDKDFQKGSNSSAPPGEKAPRCDLHEHGCRLNSEHLNKSKPHGGDKPHKCNQCGKAFRRSSNLIQHQKIHSGEKPYKCNECGKAFSRSTTLIHHQTIHSGEKPYECNECGKAFMASSALIRHQTIHSGERPYECNECGKAFSRNSILIEHKRIHSGEKPYECNECGKACRGSSKLIEHQRIHTGVKPYECNDCGKTFSQNSHLTQHQRIHTGVKPYQCSECGKAFRQIATFINHQRIHSGEKPYECNVCGKVFRVRSDLIRHQRIHSGERRYECNECEKTFSQSSCLIQHRRTHSGEKLYECNECGKNFSRSSNLIQHQRIHSGEKPYECSECGKAFSRSSNLIQHQLMHARV